A stretch of the Porifericola rhodea genome encodes the following:
- a CDS encoding trypsin-like peptidase domain-containing protein, giving the protein MNKLQFFLGVVLAAILGGVTAVSLMQYFDEDSTANTNLQSERNIQLSKYLTDTAFTVPDGINFIYAAERVKPGVVFIRSTYNGSGQSFTNPLEDLYNEYFRNGEPRERRGPSRSSGSGVIISEDGYIVTNNHVIEDADKVDVTLDDNRMYTANVIGVDPTTDLALIKIDEEDLPFVDFGDSDDLKIGEWVLAVGNPFGTLTSTVTAGIISAKARNINILHDRNNRQIEAFIQTDAAVNQGNSGGALVNLRGELIGINTAIATFTGTYAGYSFAVPATLVRKVMNDLIEFGTVQRALLGVSIINVDARLAAEEGLDIVEGVYIQGVASESAASEAGIQPGDIIVEINGKKVTNVSELQELVARNRPGDKVKVTYYRDGGINNVYATLKNTMGDTEVVKRPEELEMEGALFITPTADVLQALEIEGGAQVVELGEGKWADAGLEEGFVITSIDHEKVFSAEQLMDIMADKSGGILIEGITSEGKHAFYGYGW; this is encoded by the coding sequence ATGAATAAATTACAGTTTTTTTTAGGGGTGGTATTAGCCGCGATATTGGGGGGAGTTACTGCTGTAAGCCTTATGCAGTATTTTGACGAAGACAGTACTGCCAATACCAATCTTCAGAGCGAAAGAAATATACAGTTATCTAAATACCTTACAGATACTGCTTTTACCGTACCTGACGGTATTAATTTTATTTATGCAGCAGAAAGAGTAAAGCCCGGAGTGGTATTTATTCGTTCTACCTACAATGGTTCTGGTCAGAGTTTTACCAATCCATTAGAAGATTTGTATAATGAGTACTTTCGGAATGGAGAACCGCGCGAGAGGAGAGGGCCTTCTCGCTCTTCTGGCTCTGGAGTAATTATCTCTGAAGATGGGTATATTGTTACCAACAATCACGTAATTGAAGATGCAGACAAGGTAGATGTTACTCTGGACGACAATCGTATGTATACGGCCAATGTAATTGGCGTTGATCCTACTACAGATCTTGCTTTAATTAAAATAGATGAAGAAGATCTGCCTTTTGTAGATTTCGGTGACTCTGACGACCTTAAAATAGGAGAGTGGGTACTGGCAGTAGGTAATCCTTTTGGTACACTAACTTCTACTGTTACCGCAGGTATTATTAGTGCCAAAGCCAGAAATATTAATATACTCCACGATAGGAATAATCGCCAGATAGAGGCATTTATACAAACCGACGCAGCGGTAAACCAGGGCAATAGCGGTGGGGCTTTGGTAAATCTTAGAGGAGAGCTAATTGGTATCAATACCGCAATTGCGACCTTTACCGGTACTTATGCTGGTTATTCTTTTGCCGTACCTGCCACATTAGTACGTAAAGTAATGAACGACCTCATAGAGTTTGGAACAGTGCAAAGGGCTCTGCTTGGTGTATCAATTATTAATGTTGATGCGCGTCTTGCGGCAGAAGAAGGGCTGGATATAGTAGAGGGTGTATATATACAGGGAGTAGCTAGTGAAAGTGCAGCATCTGAAGCAGGAATACAGCCTGGCGATATTATAGTTGAGATTAATGGAAAAAAAGTAACAAACGTCTCTGAATTGCAGGAACTGGTAGCCAGAAACCGTCCTGGTGATAAGGTAAAGGTAACTTATTATAGAGATGGAGGAATAAACAATGTATATGCAACCCTCAAAAATACTATGGGTGATACCGAAGTAGTAAAGCGCCCTGAAGAACTGGAAATGGAAGGTGCGCTATTTATTACTCCGACAGCAGATGTCTTACAGGCTTTGGAGATAGAAGGAGGGGCTCAGGTTGTAGAGTTAGGTGAAGGTAAGTGGGCAGATGCTGGTCTGGAAGAAGGTTTTGTAATTACCTCTATAGATCATGAGAAAGTGTTTAGTGCAGAACAACTCATGGATATTATGGCAGATAAAAGTGGGGGCATTTTAATAGAAGGTATTACATCTGAAGGTAAGCATGCATTTTATGGATATGGCTGGTAA
- a CDS encoding MGMT family protein, with protein MSDKISFFENVYEVVRLIPRGRVSSYGAIANYLGAKGSARMVGWAMNNAHQYGNVPAHRVVNRNGLLSGRHHFNPPEAMQEQLEKEGIEVKNNQVVNFELVFWNPSTELL; from the coding sequence ATGTCAGACAAAATTAGTTTTTTTGAGAATGTGTACGAGGTCGTCAGATTAATTCCCCGGGGTAGAGTTAGCAGTTATGGTGCCATAGCTAACTATCTGGGCGCAAAAGGTAGTGCGCGTATGGTAGGTTGGGCAATGAACAATGCTCATCAGTATGGAAATGTACCTGCACATAGGGTAGTCAATAGAAATGGTCTGTTATCGGGCAGACATCATTTTAATCCTCCCGAAGCTATGCAGGAGCAGTTGGAGAAAGAAGGTATAGAAGTGAAAAATAATCAGGTAGTTAATTTCGAGCTTGTTTTTTGGAATCCTTCCACCGAATTACTTTAA
- a CDS encoding response regulator → MSEDKKHRAVMLIDDNEIDNLINQKMIEAANISDHIYTHSGAKSAIEFLKNIEKLGENGKTVLPEVIFLDIDMPLMDGFQFLDEFDKLADETKEHCSIVMLTSSINPQDVNKSHKYACVKQYINKPLTQKNLEKLAV, encoded by the coding sequence ATGTCAGAAGATAAGAAACACCGCGCTGTTATGTTGATTGATGATAACGAGATTGATAATCTCATCAATCAAAAAATGATAGAAGCTGCTAATATCAGCGATCATATTTATACGCACTCAGGAGCAAAAAGTGCTATTGAGTTTTTAAAGAACATTGAAAAGCTTGGCGAAAACGGTAAAACAGTTCTTCCTGAAGTTATCTTCCTGGATATTGATATGCCTTTGATGGATGGCTTTCAGTTTTTAGATGAATTTGACAAGCTAGCTGATGAGACTAAAGAGCATTGCAGTATTGTGATGTTAACCTCCTCTATTAACCCTCAGGATGTCAATAAGTCACATAAATATGCCTGTGTAAAGCAATACATCAACAAACCGCTTACTCAGAAAAACCTCGAGAAACTAGCGGTTTAA
- a CDS encoding C40 family peptidase: MKINKISLLKARCIEQKKDTLYICFMTILFSKTRPYYTPYIIWITCILILGSCASKKKVADRKAPSYKKERAYTPPPKRNETRSSVHSSESETSYASPVDKVIDIARSYTGVPYRWGGTTRSGMDCSGLLMTSFNQADLSIPRTTSEQVKIGKGVSLFKLQPGDLVFFAAKKSNPNKITHVGMVTEVKGKHDVRFIHASTKLGVVENNIYSDYYRRIFIKARRPF; the protein is encoded by the coding sequence ATGAAGATAAACAAAATAAGCTTGCTTAAAGCACGTTGCATTGAGCAGAAAAAAGATACATTATATATTTGCTTTATGACTATACTGTTTAGCAAAACCAGGCCCTATTATACTCCATATATCATATGGATTACTTGTATTCTGATACTCGGCAGCTGTGCCAGCAAAAAAAAAGTAGCCGACCGAAAGGCACCTTCCTATAAAAAAGAAAGAGCCTATACTCCTCCTCCAAAACGTAATGAAACCAGAAGCAGTGTACATAGCTCTGAAAGCGAGACAAGCTATGCAAGCCCTGTAGATAAGGTAATTGATATAGCTCGCTCATACACAGGAGTACCTTACCGTTGGGGAGGCACTACTCGTTCGGGTATGGACTGCTCAGGTTTGCTGATGACTTCTTTTAATCAGGCTGATTTAAGTATACCCCGAACTACCTCAGAGCAGGTAAAAATTGGGAAAGGGGTAAGTTTGTTTAAGTTACAGCCCGGCGACCTGGTTTTCTTTGCTGCTAAGAAAAGTAACCCTAACAAAATCACACACGTAGGTATGGTTACTGAAGTAAAAGGTAAACATGATGTCCGCTTTATTCACGCCTCTACTAAATTGGGCGTCGTTGAAAACAATATCTATTCTGATTATTACAGAAGAATTTTTATAAAAGCGCGCAGACCTTTTTGA
- a CDS encoding M16 family metallopeptidase, whose amino-acid sequence MIDFQNFVLDNGLKVYVHQDITLPTATVNLLYNVGSRDEDENKTGFAHLFEHLMFGGSVNIPSYDEPLQLVGGENNAFTSPDITNYYISLPSDNLETAFWLESDRMLSLSFDPKVLEVQRKVVIEEYKQQYLNQPYGDAYMKLKALAYKVHPYRWPTIGRDIKHIEDASMDDVKSFFHKFYVPNNAILVVSGNVVFDDVRRLAEKWFGPIPSGEQYLRNLPQEPVQKESRVEHVEADVPLDAIYKAFHIPERLHDDYYTADLLSDVLGRGKSSRLHQELVNKRRLFSNISAYISGSMDPGTLNIHGKLNKGVKMEEAEAGIQEVIRSVIEEPLEEEELEKVKNQAESTIVFSEMELLNRSMNLAYAAMLGNPDLINEESRLIQKVEAEGIRKLAANRLVASNESTLYYHSRTK is encoded by the coding sequence ATGATTGACTTCCAGAACTTTGTCTTAGACAATGGACTCAAAGTTTATGTTCATCAGGATATTACCTTACCTACCGCTACGGTAAACTTACTGTATAATGTAGGTTCCAGGGACGAAGATGAAAACAAAACCGGATTTGCCCACCTTTTTGAGCATTTAATGTTTGGGGGCTCAGTAAATATTCCTTCCTACGACGAACCTCTACAGTTGGTAGGCGGTGAAAACAACGCTTTTACCAGCCCCGATATCACTAATTATTATATAAGCCTCCCTTCTGACAACTTAGAAACAGCGTTTTGGTTAGAGTCCGACAGAATGTTGAGCTTATCTTTTGATCCAAAAGTGTTGGAAGTGCAACGTAAAGTTGTTATTGAAGAGTACAAGCAGCAATACCTGAACCAGCCTTATGGTGATGCCTATATGAAGCTAAAGGCACTAGCCTACAAAGTACATCCTTATCGCTGGCCTACTATCGGACGAGATATCAAACATATTGAGGATGCCAGTATGGATGATGTAAAATCATTCTTCCATAAATTTTATGTACCAAACAACGCCATACTGGTTGTTTCCGGCAATGTAGTGTTTGATGATGTTCGCCGACTGGCCGAAAAATGGTTTGGTCCCATTCCTAGTGGCGAGCAATATCTCAGAAACCTGCCCCAGGAACCCGTACAAAAAGAATCCAGGGTAGAGCATGTAGAGGCTGATGTTCCATTAGATGCTATATATAAAGCTTTCCATATCCCTGAAAGATTGCACGACGATTATTATACAGCCGATTTGCTTAGTGATGTTCTAGGAAGAGGTAAGTCTTCTCGTTTACATCAGGAGCTGGTTAATAAAAGAAGGCTATTTAGCAATATTTCAGCATATATTAGTGGTTCTATGGACCCTGGCACCCTGAACATTCACGGTAAGTTAAACAAAGGGGTTAAAATGGAAGAGGCAGAAGCTGGTATACAGGAAGTGATTCGTTCTGTAATAGAAGAGCCCCTTGAGGAAGAAGAGCTGGAAAAAGTAAAAAACCAGGCAGAATCTACCATTGTTTTTTCAGAAATGGAGCTACTTAATCGTTCAATGAACCTGGCCTATGCTGCCATGCTGGGTAATCCTGATCTTATTAATGAAGAATCCAGACTTATACAGAAGGTAGAAGCTGAAGGAATACGTAAGCTCGCTGCAAACAGACTTGTGGCAAGTAACGAAAGTACCTTATACTATCATTCCCGAACTAAATAA
- a CDS encoding rhodanese-like domain-containing protein translates to MLYLLKNKKFFYPILIVLFLIGSALMLKSLFYFLFLQVIIPDHTPHLSINDLQKLNSDTVLLLDTRSSEEFSVSHLKGASWVGYEEFTLEQFDDLPSDTTIVLYCSVGYRSDVVGKRLKDAGFTNVYNLWGGIFAWVNKGLPVYDEQSVTQNIHPYSASWGFWLTRGKKVMQSYKTVIED, encoded by the coding sequence ATGCTATATCTTTTAAAAAATAAGAAGTTTTTCTACCCTATACTGATTGTATTATTCCTGATTGGTAGTGCACTTATGCTTAAAAGCCTATTCTACTTTTTGTTCTTGCAAGTCATAATTCCTGACCATACGCCTCATTTAAGCATAAATGACCTACAAAAGCTTAACTCTGATACTGTATTATTGTTAGATACAAGAAGTTCGGAAGAGTTCAGCGTAAGTCACTTAAAAGGAGCAAGTTGGGTGGGGTATGAGGAGTTTACACTAGAACAATTTGACGATTTGCCTTCAGATACTACAATAGTGCTGTATTGCTCAGTAGGTTATAGAAGTGACGTTGTAGGAAAAAGACTTAAGGATGCAGGCTTCACTAATGTATACAACTTATGGGGAGGAATCTTTGCATGGGTAAACAAAGGGCTTCCAGTATATGATGAGCAATCAGTCACCCAGAATATACATCCATATTCTGCCAGCTGGGGCTTTTGGCTTACGCGGGGCAAAAAAGTTATGCAATCCTATAAAACTGTTATAGAAGATTGA